The window AAATAAAGTAAATTTTCTTTACCTGCTACATAAAAGTAGAATCAGAACAATAACTTTAAGGAGGCATATTCCTTTGACATACCCAGGGCCGCTTAATATACATTCGGAGATTGGCCGTCTGGAGAGCGTAATCGTCAAGCGCCCCGGATACGAAGTAGAGAATCTTACACCTGATACGTTAAAACATCTGCTTTTTGATGATATTCCATACCTGCCTGCTATTCAGCGGGAGCATGATGAGTTTACAGACCGGCTCCGGAAGCGGGGCACAGAAGTGCTTTATCTGGAAAAACTTCTGGCAGAAGCCCTCGACGATACGATTGTGCGCGAACAGTTTCTTGATCAGATGATCAGGGAGAGCCAGTCCAACATTCAATGCTCAAGCCAGACGCTGAAAGAATATCTTCGCTCTTTTGCCACGGAGGACTTCGTCGCAAAGGTCATGGGCGGCGTGCGCAAGTCGGAAATCGGCCCTGACCGGAAAACAAACCTGTACGAAATGATGGAAGATCATCATCCCTTTTACCTCGATCCCATGCCGAACCTTTATTTCACCAGGGATCCTTCCTGCGTAATCGGGACGGGAATCTCCATTAATACGATGGCTGAAGATGCTCGGAAACGGGAGTCTGTGTTTATGGACTATATCATCCGCTATCACCCGAGATTCAGAGATACAGACGTGCCAAGGTGGTACGACCGTTCTTCACACTTCCCCCTTGAAGGCGGCGATCAGCTCATCTTAAATGAACAGACGGTGGCTGTCGGAGTCAGTGCCCGCACCACACCACAGGCCATAGAGGAAATGGCACGCAATCTATTTGCCGGCAACCCATCCTTTACACAGGTGGTCGCAGTTGAGATCCCGAAATCCCGGGCATTTATGCATCTGGATACGGTGTTCACGATGGTGGACCGTGATCAGTTCTCTATTCACCCGGCCATTCATGGACCTGGCGGCGAAATGCGGATCTATATCATCCGCCCGGGCATGGAAAATGGAAAAGTGGAAATTGAAGAGCGGACCCACATTCTCGACACGCTTAAGGAAGTGCTCGGCCTTTCCGAAGTGGGACTAATTGAGTGCGGAGGTGGTGACGAAATTGCCGCAGCCCGGGAGCAGTGGAATGACGGCTCCAACACCCTGGCAATCTCACCAGGTGTCGTCGTCACTTATGACCGCAACTATGTTTCCAACCAGTGTCTCCGCGAGGCCGGCATTGAAGTAATAGAAATCCCCAGTTCAGAACTGTCACGGGGACGGGGCGGCCCACGCTGTATGAGCATGCCGCTCGTGCGTGCGGAGGTAAGATAAATCCCGCCTTTTGCTGCTTTTCCGCTGCAAGGTCAAGGCCTCAATTGATAAAAAGCCAACCACCCTCAGCCAACCTTCAATCGAGCACGCCAAAAAAACCGGGCGGCCTCCCATAAAGAGGAGCCGCCCGGCAAAAAAACTATTCATATTGTATATTATAGAAGTTTCTCGCCAAACAGAGAGCCGATCAGGCCAACCGCTGCTTCAGCTGTCTGATTTTTATCGTCAAGGATCGGGTTCACTTCTACGAACTCCGCACTTGTGATGATGTTACGCTCTGCAAGCATTTCCATCGCCAGGTGGGTTTCACGGTAGCTTGTCCCGCCGATAACCGGTGTACCGACACCAGGAGCATCGTGAGGATCAAGGGCGTCAAGATCGAGACTCAAGTGAACGCTGTCTGTGTTTTTGGACACATGGGCAATTGCCTCTTCCATCACCTTTGTCATTCCCATCCGGTCAATTTCGTGCATCGTAAAAACTTTAATTCCTTTTTCACGAATCAGCTCACGCTCCCCCTCATCCAGAGAACGGGCACCTACAAGGACTAGGTTTTCCGGCTTGATTTTCGGCGCATAGCTGCCGATTTCCGTCAATGACGGGTGGCCGATACCGAGGCTGACCGCAAGCGGCATGCCATGAATGTTACCGGACGGCGACGTATCGCCTGTGTTCAGGTCTCCGTGAGCGTCATACCAGATCACGCCCAGGTTGTCTGACTTGTTTGCCACCCCTGCAAGCGTCCCGATTGCAATACTATGATCGCCTCCAAGAATTAGCGGGAATTCACCGTCTCCAATCGACTTTGTAATTGTGTCGGATAGCGCCTGGTTCGCTTTTACCACTTCATTCAGATCCTTAAGGTTCCCCTCATCCACTACATCAAACTTGTCCGGCCGGCCGATCTCGATGTCACCGCGGTCGTGCACTTCATATCCGATTTTCTCAAGCCGCTCCACAACACCTGCATACCGGATCGCACTTGGTCCCATATCCACGCCACGTCTGCGCTGGCCAAGGTCCATCGGCACGCCGATAATTGAAATTCGTTTATTGTTCATATGACTCTGCACCTCACCTTTTTTGCTTTACATTAAGTATGTTACGAACTTTTCCCCTTAAAAAAACGATCATTCTGCTGCTCAGGAAAATGATCGTTCTTTATTACACCTTATATAGTATTACGAAAGTTCATACCTTCACGCAAACAGGATAAAGCGGGAAATAGACGGATCGCACCGCGCAGGAGCAGTCTATCTTGCTGAGCATGCGCAATCCGCCTGTATACCGCCGGATCCACCTGTTTGCTCCGGTTTGTGTAAGGGTTAATCGAGTATATTCTTCCATTAGTTTCGCAAAGCTCCGCTTACCGCCGCGAATTTCCAAGGGTATTATTTCGAGAAAAATCCCCGGAGAGCGAACGTCACGTTCTGAGGACGCTCGGCCAGCCGGCGCATAAAGTACCCGTACCAGTCCTCGCCGAACGGAATGTACACCCGCATCTTGTACCCTTCCGCCGCAATCTCCTTCTGAAGCTCAGAGCGGAAACCGTACAGCATCTGAAACTCAAACTGGTCTCTCGGTATATTATTCTCCTCGGCAAACTTTTTAACCTCGGCAATAATATTATGGTCGTGTGTTGCCACAGCCGCATAGCTGCCGCTCAGGAGGTGCGTCTTAATAATATTCATATAATTGCGGTCAATATCCTCGGTGCGCTGATGCGCAACCGTCGGTGACTCCTTATAGGCACCCTTGATCAGCCGCAGATTCACACCCTCAAGACTGCGCACATCTTTCTCGGCACGGAAAAGGTAGGCCTGAATGGCAGTTCCCACGTTATCATACTGCTTCCGGAGATCCGCCAGAAGGTCCAAAGTCGGCTGGAGGTGCGTATAATCCTCCATATCAATCCGGACAAAGTTATTGAACTTCTTCGCCGTTTCCAGAATTCTGACCATATTGTCACGGCACAGATTCACATCCACATCCAGTCCGAGCTGCGTAAGCTTAAGAGACAAGTTACAATTCACACCAGCCTCGTCCATCGCCTCGAGCGTACGGATACAATAATCCGCAGACTCAATCGCCTCTTCCCGGTTATATACAAACTCCCCAAGATGATCGACCGTACACACCAGCCCATCCTCGTTCAGTTTGGCCGCCGTTTCCATCGCCTCTCGGATCGATTCCCCGGCAATCACCTGCTTGGCACCAAGTTTCGGCCCCCACTTCGTTGCTCTGTTCTTAATAAACTGATTCTGTGAAAGAAACAGGAAGAAATTTCGTGTGATCATTTCCATTCTTGAACCTCCTTACCCTGCACGCTGTGCGCGCCTCGTTGTAATATCATATTGGCCGACCGCCCGATCAAACACGGCAGACGCCTGTGATGCCAATTATACCTCTACTCTTTCTTTTCACCTTTTCGGCTCAATCGAAACCCTTGCCGTAAGCGTTTACTTCCCTTTGTTAAAAAGGAGGAGGAAGAGATCAGTTCCTCCCCCCGGTGCACTGCTGTTTTCTTCAGAATGCCGCTGCCTCCGCGGCGGCCGGACCCGGCTTACGCCGAACGGCCGCACGCTCCGGTCAGGTTTACTATGCAGAAAGAACCTTCCTGATCCGCTCCAGCGCCCACTCAAGATCCTCTTCTGAGATCACCAGCGGCGGTGCAAACCGAATTACGTTCTCATGAGTTTCTTTACAGAGAAGACCAAGTTCCTTCAGTTCCTCGCAGTAAGATCGGGCTGGTTCAGTCAGTTCAACACCGATAAACAGTCCTTTCCCGCGCACTTCCCTGATTTTTGGGTTATCAATTTTCTTAAGCTCGCCCATAAAGTAGTTACCGAGTTTCAGTGAACGTTCCACCAGATTCTCTTCCTCGATTACTTCAAGAGATGCAACAGATACGGCACTTGCGAGCGGGTTTCCGCCGAAAGTGGAGCCGTGGGAGCCCGGCTCGAATACGCCGAGAACATCATCGTTGGCTGCTACCACACTGATAGGCATCACGCCGCCGCCAAGAGCTTTACCGAGAATGTACATGTCCGGTTCTACGTTCTCCCAGTCACAGGCGAACATTTTCCCGGTACGGGCAAGTCCTGCCTGGATTTCGTCGGCAACGTAAAGAACGTTGTTTTCCTTACAGATGTCGTACGCTTCTTTCAGGAAGCCTTCCGGCGGGATGTTGATGCCGGCTTCGCCCTGAATCGGTTCGAAAATAAACGCTGCCGTATTCGGGGTAATCGCTTCTTTCAGGGCCTGAGCATCGCCGTAAGGAATTACTTTAATGCCCGGAAGCATCGGACCGAAATCCGCTTTGTACTCATCGTTTGAAGAAAGGGAAACGGCAGTCATCGTACGGCCGTGGAAGTTTTCCTCGCACACGATAATTTCAGCCTGGTTCGATTCGACGCCTTTAACGCGGTAAGCCCAGCGGCGAACCGCTTTCACAGCTGTTTCCACAGCTTCGGCACCTGTGTTCATCGGCAGAATCATGTTTTTCTTCGTCAGGGATGTAACTTTTTCATAAAAACGGCCGAGCTGGTCGTTATGAAAGGCACGAGACGTGAGCGTGATCTGATCGGCCTGGTCTTTGAGTGCCTGAATGATTTTCGGGTGACGGTGCCCCTGGTTGAGAGCCGAGTAGGCACTCAGCATATCGATATAGCGGTTGCCTTCCGGATCTTCCACCCAGACACCTTCCGCTTTTGAGATCACAATCGGCAGCGGATGGTAGTTGCGTGCGCCGTACTTTTCCGTCAAACCGATAATTTCCTGTGTTTTACCCATTCGAATACCTCCTCTATAGCCTAAAAGGGGGGTGTCCCGGAAAAAAACAGATTTTCTGGACACCCCGGCCTTCCTTATTGATCTGAGGCTGATTGAGAGTCAGATCGCCTGCACTGCGGACAGGCCGGACGTTCCATCCGCCGCACCGTTATGCTTTTGCTTCTCTTTCTCTCGTTTCAGCATTCGTTCATCTAAAAAGTGTACTTCGCTTCACGACTTCCGATCGCTTTCCTCGGTGATGGCGGTGAGCCTCCAGGCTTCGCCTGTGGGGTCTCACTTTGCCCCTATTGCCGCAGGAGTCTCACTGCAGGTGTGAAGCTTCTCAGTATAAGTGCGCTACAGGCGGACGCTGGGCAATGCTTCAGCCTCCTTGGGAAAATCATCCTGCGGGGTCTTCAGCTATTGCTTTTCCCGCTGGAGTCGCCGCCTTCCGCTTCCTTATTTATCATGATTAATTAAAACTGGTCTGTAACTGTCTTCGGCTGCAGGAAGTGAAGCAGATAGTCTGGTCCGCCCGCTTTGGAGTCGGTTCCGGACATGTTGAATCCGCCAAACGGCTGGTAGCCTACGATAGCAGCAGTACAGCCGCGGTTAAAGTAAAGGTTTCCGACATGGAAGTCCTCACGAGCCTGCTCAAGGCGGGCGCGGTTGTTGGAAATGACGGCACCTGTAAGACCGTAGTCCGTGTTGTTGGCAATTTCAAGCGCATGGTCGAAGTCTTTAGCTTTTGTAAACGCCACTACAGGTCCGAAGATTTCTTCCTGCATCAGGCGTGCTTTCGGATCGACGTCTGCAACAATAGTTGGCTGAACGAAGTATCCTTCAGAAGCGTCCCCTTCGCCGCCAGTCATGAGGCGTCCTTCTTCTTTACCGATTTCAACGTACTTCATTACTTTGTCAAAGGCAGCTTTATCGTTTACAGGACCCATGAAGTTTGAGTTGTCGTTGAATGTGGCACCGACAGTAAGCTCTTTCGTTTTTTCAACAGAGCGCTCAAGCACTTCGTCGTAAACATCTTCATGAATGACCGCACGGGAACAGGCAGAACATTTCTGTCCTGAGAAACCGAAAGCGGACATAACAATGGCTTCTGCAGCAAGCTCAAGATCAGAGTCTTTGTCCACTACGATTGTATCTTTACCGCCCATTTCAGCGATAACGCGCTTCAGCCACTTCTGGCCTTCCTGTACTTTTGCTGCACGCTCGTAAATGCGTACTCCAACGTCACGGGAGCCTGTGAAGTTCACAAAGCGTGTGCGCGGATGATCTACCAGGAAGTCACCGATTTCAGAGCCGCTGCCCGGAATGTAGTTTACTACTCCAGCAGGCATGCCCGCTTCTTCGAGCACTTCCATAAATTTATATGCAATGACCGGAGTGGTACTTGCCGGTTTGAGAAGAATCGTGTTACCTGCCACCATTGGGCCGACTACTGTTCCTGCCATGATCGCGAATGCGAAGTTCCATGGGGAAATTGTGACACCAACGCCCAGCGGGATATATCTGAACTGGTTGTCTTCGATATCACGGGAGTTGATTGGCATACCGTCCTTCAGGCGAAGAATCTGGCGTGCATAATACTCGAGGAAGTCAATCGCTTCAGCTGTATCAGCATCTGCTTCCTTCCATGGCTTCCCGGCTTCGTACACAAGGTAAGCTGAAAATTCATGCTTACGTCGGCGAATCATAGCCGATGCACGGAACAGCACATTGGCGCGGGATTCGACTTTCCATTTTTTCCATGTTTCAAAGGTTTCGTCTGCAATCCGGTGTGCTTTTTCAGCATGCTCACGAGTTGCTTTTGAAACGTATCCGACAACTTCCTTGTGGTTGGCCGGGTTTTCGGAAACGAATTTGTCATCTGTCATGACGCGCTCGCCGCCAATAATTAACGGATATTCCTTGCCAAGTTCACCGCTGACAAGCTTCAGTGCTGCTTCCATCTCCTTGCGGTTTTCCTCAACTGTGAAATCCGTGAATGGTTCGTGTGTGTATGGTACTACCATGGATCAATCCACTCCTTTTAAAAAAGATTCAAACCTTTTAGGTTACGTTTAATTATAGTTGCAAGATTCGTGCCAAAACGAAAACCCTTACATGACTGACTGTTCAGTCTCCCAAAGCGCAAAATTATGTTGCACTGACAAAATATTTTGCACTTTTTGCGCAAAATGTGTTTGCGCTCTTAAAAGAGGGAAAGGTAAAATAAACATAGAAGTTTCGACGGAGAACGGAGGAATGAACGTGGCGGCAAAAGAGCGGATGCTACCTAAACTCGATCACATTTACCATCAGCTGCTCGATGCAGTGGATGCAGGTATACATATCGTGGACCATGAAGGTGTGTCCATCGTGTACAACCGGAAGATGAGTGAAATTGAAGATATGGACAAAGTCGACGTGATGCACAGAAAGATTATGGACATCTTTATGTTTGCAGGCGAAGAGGAAAGCCGGCTCATGCAGGCGCTTCGCAACGGGGATGTCCGGAAAAACGCGAAGCAGACATATTTCAATTATAAAGGTCAGGAAATTACGACGATTAACGATACGTTCCCCCTCCGCAGCGAAGGGGGCGACATTATCGGCGCCGTTGAAATCGCGAAGGATATTACCCGGCTGGAGCGGCTTACGCGCGAGAGCGCCCGTGAAAAACCGGATGCAAAGTATACGTTCGATCAGATCATCGGCCGGAGCGCCCCGTTTCTTGAAGTCATCGACAATGCGAAGCGGGCGACACGGACTACCTCCTCCGTCCTTATTACCGGTGAGACGGGAACTGGTAAAGAACTGTTTGCCCAGAGTATCCATAATGGCAGCGAGCGTTCTTCGAAACCATTTATAAGCCAGAACTGCGCAGCGCTTCCCGATACGCTCATTGAAAGCATTCTTTTCGGTACCGTTAAAGGGGCATTTACCGGAGCCTCTGAGCA is drawn from Alteribacter lacisalsi and contains these coding sequences:
- a CDS encoding ornithine--oxo-acid transaminase — translated: MGKTQEIIGLTEKYGARNYHPLPIVISKAEGVWVEDPEGNRYIDMLSAYSALNQGHRHPKIIQALKDQADQITLTSRAFHNDQLGRFYEKVTSLTKKNMILPMNTGAEAVETAVKAVRRWAYRVKGVESNQAEIIVCEENFHGRTMTAVSLSSNDEYKADFGPMLPGIKVIPYGDAQALKEAITPNTAAFIFEPIQGEAGINIPPEGFLKEAYDICKENNVLYVADEIQAGLARTGKMFACDWENVEPDMYILGKALGGGVMPISVVAANDDVLGVFEPGSHGSTFGGNPLASAVSVASLEVIEEENLVERSLKLGNYFMGELKKIDNPKIREVRGKGLFIGVELTEPARSYCEELKELGLLCKETHENVIRFAPPLVISEEDLEWALERIRKVLSA
- the pruA gene encoding L-glutamate gamma-semialdehyde dehydrogenase, with amino-acid sequence MVVPYTHEPFTDFTVEENRKEMEAALKLVSGELGKEYPLIIGGERVMTDDKFVSENPANHKEVVGYVSKATREHAEKAHRIADETFETWKKWKVESRANVLFRASAMIRRRKHEFSAYLVYEAGKPWKEADADTAEAIDFLEYYARQILRLKDGMPINSRDIEDNQFRYIPLGVGVTISPWNFAFAIMAGTVVGPMVAGNTILLKPASTTPVIAYKFMEVLEEAGMPAGVVNYIPGSGSEIGDFLVDHPRTRFVNFTGSRDVGVRIYERAAKVQEGQKWLKRVIAEMGGKDTIVVDKDSDLELAAEAIVMSAFGFSGQKCSACSRAVIHEDVYDEVLERSVEKTKELTVGATFNDNSNFMGPVNDKAAFDKVMKYVEIGKEEGRLMTGGEGDASEGYFVQPTIVADVDPKARLMQEEIFGPVVAFTKAKDFDHALEIANNTDYGLTGAVISNNRARLEQAREDFHVGNLYFNRGCTAAIVGYQPFGGFNMSGTDSKAGGPDYLLHFLQPKTVTDQF
- the arcA gene encoding arginine deiminase, whose translation is MTYPGPLNIHSEIGRLESVIVKRPGYEVENLTPDTLKHLLFDDIPYLPAIQREHDEFTDRLRKRGTEVLYLEKLLAEALDDTIVREQFLDQMIRESQSNIQCSSQTLKEYLRSFATEDFVAKVMGGVRKSEIGPDRKTNLYEMMEDHHPFYLDPMPNLYFTRDPSCVIGTGISINTMAEDARKRESVFMDYIIRYHPRFRDTDVPRWYDRSSHFPLEGGDQLILNEQTVAVGVSARTTPQAIEEMARNLFAGNPSFTQVVAVEIPKSRAFMHLDTVFTMVDRDQFSIHPAIHGPGGEMRIYIIRPGMENGKVEIEERTHILDTLKEVLGLSEVGLIECGGGDEIAAAREQWNDGSNTLAISPGVVVTYDRNYVSNQCLREAGIEVIEIPSSELSRGRGGPRCMSMPLVRAEVR
- a CDS encoding proline dehydrogenase family protein: MEMITRNFFLFLSQNQFIKNRATKWGPKLGAKQVIAGESIREAMETAAKLNEDGLVCTVDHLGEFVYNREEAIESADYCIRTLEAMDEAGVNCNLSLKLTQLGLDVDVNLCRDNMVRILETAKKFNNFVRIDMEDYTHLQPTLDLLADLRKQYDNVGTAIQAYLFRAEKDVRSLEGVNLRLIKGAYKESPTVAHQRTEDIDRNYMNIIKTHLLSGSYAAVATHDHNIIAEVKKFAEENNIPRDQFEFQMLYGFRSELQKEIAAEGYKMRVYIPFGEDWYGYFMRRLAERPQNVTFALRGFFSK
- the rocF gene encoding arginase → MNNKRISIIGVPMDLGQRRRGVDMGPSAIRYAGVVERLEKIGYEVHDRGDIEIGRPDKFDVVDEGNLKDLNEVVKANQALSDTITKSIGDGEFPLILGGDHSIAIGTLAGVANKSDNLGVIWYDAHGDLNTGDTSPSGNIHGMPLAVSLGIGHPSLTEIGSYAPKIKPENLVLVGARSLDEGERELIREKGIKVFTMHEIDRMGMTKVMEEAIAHVSKNTDSVHLSLDLDALDPHDAPGVGTPVIGGTSYRETHLAMEMLAERNIITSAEFVEVNPILDDKNQTAEAAVGLIGSLFGEKLL